A window of the Mus pahari chromosome 1, PAHARI_EIJ_v1.1, whole genome shotgun sequence genome harbors these coding sequences:
- the LOC110328387 gene encoding uncharacterized protein LOC110328387, which produces MSCFRGALCLCNTGAWCEPTPLRGHFWRKLLHPGLTSRLDHQSPRPRSTFVSPSPRPVGLEAPSRPRALSFPLPGRPGAFPTTALFAECTQSGARFGAPSPKERDRGGRSQQPAPALLRSSPEDKLRGSRCPAVEELGHEGARHGELTARPKVGSAGAGGSEEKGGRADEVGAAEVDAAEEVSGEAADSHPGDELLDFARVPSMLFLMPVLDACHRGHTQLGCGLGHHIGTPHQEDPSNALCQSSSLGRSHYLNHQHEDRTKLINTTHTKNSFLIWNPAFSPGAV; this is translated from the exons ATGTCATGTTTCCGGGGTGCCCTGTGCTTGTGCAACACGGGCGCGTGGTGCGAACCAAC GCCTCTAAGGGGCCACTTCTGGCGGAAACTGCTGCACCCGGGGCTAACCTCCCGGCTCGACCATCAATCACCGCGCCCGCGCTCTACATTCGTTTCCCCAAGCCCTCGACCTGTAGGCTTGGAGGCTCCAAGCCGCCCGAGAGCTCTGTCCTTCCCGCTTCCTGGCCGCCCAGGCGCTTTCCCTACCACCGCGTTGTTTGCAGAGTGCACACAAAGTGGCGCGCGTTTCGGAGCGCCCAGCCCAAAGGAGCGCGACCGCGGAGGGAGAAGCCAGCAGCCCGCTCCCGCGCTACTCCGCAGCAGCCCTGAGGACAAACTGCGAGGTAGCCGGTGCCCCGCAGTGGAAGAGCTGGGGCACGAGGGAGCGCGCCACGGGGAGCTCACCGCAAGGCCGAAGGTCGGGTCCGCTGGCGCAGGAGGATCGGAGGAGAAGGGCGGGAGAGCGGATGAAGTGGGAGCTGCTGAAGTGGACGCTGCTGAAG AGGTCTCTGGAGAAGCCGCTGACTCACACCCCGGAGATGAACTCCTGGACTTTGCCAG GGTCCCCAGCATGCTCTTCCTCATGCCTGTGCTGGATGCCTGCCACAGAGGACACACTCAACTGGGCTGCGGACTTGGACACCACATAGGGACTCCACACCAGGAAGACCCAAGCAATGCTCTGTGCCAATCTTCAAGCCTGGGAAGAAGTCACTACCTGAACCACCAACATGAGGATCGCACCAAACTGATCAACACAACCCACACCAAAA attCTTTCCTCATCTGGAACCCTGCCTTTTCCCCTGGAGCTGTCTGA
- the LOC110326410 gene encoding insulin-2: MALWMRFLPLLALLFLWESHPAQAFVKQHLCGSHLVEALYLVCGERGFFYTPMSRREVEDPQVAQLELGGGPGAGDLQTLALEVARQKRGIVDQCCTSICSLYQLENYCN; encoded by the exons ATGGCCCTGTGGATGCGCTTCCTGCCCCTGCTGGCCTTGCTCTTCCTCTGGGAGTCCCACCCCGCCCAGGCTTTTGTCAAGCAGCACCTCTGTGGTTCCCACCTGGTGGAGGCTCTCTACCTGGTGTGTGGGGAGCGTGGCTTCTTCTACACACCCATGTCCCGCCGTGAAGTGGAAGACCCACAAG TGGCACAACTGGAGCTGGGTGGAGGCCCAGGAGCAGGTGACCTTCAGACCTTGGCACTGGAGGTGGCCCGGCAGAAGCGTGGCATTGTAGATCAGTGCTGCACCAGCATCTGCTCCCTCTACCAACTGGAGAACTACTGCAACTAG